The proteins below are encoded in one region of Lactuca sativa cultivar Salinas chromosome 3, Lsat_Salinas_v11, whole genome shotgun sequence:
- the LOC111894313 gene encoding probable lysophospholipase BODYGUARD 4 isoform X2, whose protein sequence is MRTSMADLWGKWPRKTAEFLSSVINQLVFIVFDFLDVVMCIFFSYVDKILEGKPTECYCRSQNGISDCEEKNTGISDSLFGRKNVFREMGFSGITPSRSGQRQSSKKTGSNDMGKTRWSDCGCASCVSWMKNGEDAKLHVVVKEPIPSEGNDDDSFENVIFLHGFLSSSFLWTESVFPELNGSKYKLFAVDLLGFGNSPKPRECRYTLNDHMEMIEKSVIHEFNLPSFHLVAHSMGCIIALALAAKHPNNLKSITLIAPPCFLSSGEEDATQIALKKLAYKRLWPPLSFGASFMTWYEHLGRCVCFFVCRYHTTWEKILKLITRQRKLNFLVRDLTRHTHHSAWHTMHNVICGGAKMMDPCLETLRLARARVSVVQGSRDLVVPVECSNNVKVKVPDAEVKIINGVGHTAVIIGREKEFAKDLQLIWDSVTNAKG, encoded by the exons ATGAGGACTTCAATGGCAGATTTGTGGGGAAAATGGCCAAGAAAAACAGCAGAATTTCTTAGTTCTGTAATAAACCAATTAGTTTTCATAGTTTTTGATTTCCTGGATGTCGTAATGTGCATTTTCTTCAGCTATGTTGATAAAATTTTGGAGGGTAAGCCAACCGAATGTTACTGTCGAAGTCAAAATGGAATAAGTGATTGTGAAGAGAAAAACACTGGGATTTCGGATTCTCTGTTTGGGAGGAAAAACGTTTTTAGGGAAATGGGGTTCTCTGGAATTACGCCTTCCAGATCGGGTCAGAGACAGAGTTCCAAAAAAACTGGAAGTAATGATATGGGTAAGACTAGGTGGTCTGATTGTGGTTGTGCATCCTGTGTTTCTTGGATGAAAAACGGAGAAGATGCGAAGCTTCACGTTGTTGTTAAGGAACCAATACCATCAGAAG GAAACGATGATGATTCCTTTGAAAACGTGATATTTTTACATGGGTTTCTTTCGTCTTCTTTTCTTTGGACGGAATCGGTGTTTCCTGAGTTAAATGGTAGCAAATACAAACTGTTTGCTGTAGATCTTTTGGGATTTGGAAATAGCCCAAAGCCAAGGGAATGTCGCTACACTCTGAATGATCATATGGAAATGATCGAAAAGTCAGTCATCCATGAATTCAACTTGCCTTCATTCCATTTGGTTGCACACTCCATGGGTTGCATAATTGCTTTAGCATTAGCAGCAAAGCATCCAAACAAtctcaaatccatcactctaatTGCTCCA CCTTGCTTTTTGTCGAGTGGAGAAGAGGATGCTACTCAAATAGCATTAAAAAAACTGGCGTACAAACGTTTATGGCCACCATTATCGTTTGGTGCCTCATTCATGACATGGTACGAGCATTTAGGCAGATGTGTATGTTTTTTCGTGTGTAGGTACCACACAACATGGGAAAAGATTTTGAAGCTTATCACTCGCCAAAG GAAGTTGAATTTTCTTGTGAGGGACTTGACGAGGCACACGCACCATTCGGCTTGGCACACGATGCACAATGTGATATGTGGTGGAGCCAAGATGATGGACCCGTGCCTTGAAACCTTGAGACTGGCTCGAGCCAGGGTGAGTGTGGTTCAGGGGTCAAGAGACCTGGTGGTGCCAGTGGAATGCAGCAATAATGTCAAAGTTAAGGTTCCTGATGCAGAGGTCAAGATCATAAATGGTGTTGGTCATACAGCAGTCATAATTGGAAGAGAAAAAGAGTTTGCTAAAGATTTGCAACTTATATGGGATTCTGTCACTAATGCCAAGGGTTAG
- the LOC111894313 gene encoding probable lysophospholipase BODYGUARD 4 isoform X1 produces MRTSMADLWGKWPRKTAEFLSSVINQLVFIVFDFLDVVMCIFFSYVDKILEGKPTECYCRSQNGISDCEEKNTGISDSLFGRKNVFREMGFSGITPSRSGQRQSSKKTGSNDMGKTRWSDCGCASCVSWMKNGEDAKLHVVVKEPIPSEGEGNDDDSFENVIFLHGFLSSSFLWTESVFPELNGSKYKLFAVDLLGFGNSPKPRECRYTLNDHMEMIEKSVIHEFNLPSFHLVAHSMGCIIALALAAKHPNNLKSITLIAPPCFLSSGEEDATQIALKKLAYKRLWPPLSFGASFMTWYEHLGRCVCFFVCRYHTTWEKILKLITRQRKLNFLVRDLTRHTHHSAWHTMHNVICGGAKMMDPCLETLRLARARVSVVQGSRDLVVPVECSNNVKVKVPDAEVKIINGVGHTAVIIGREKEFAKDLQLIWDSVTNAKG; encoded by the exons ATGAGGACTTCAATGGCAGATTTGTGGGGAAAATGGCCAAGAAAAACAGCAGAATTTCTTAGTTCTGTAATAAACCAATTAGTTTTCATAGTTTTTGATTTCCTGGATGTCGTAATGTGCATTTTCTTCAGCTATGTTGATAAAATTTTGGAGGGTAAGCCAACCGAATGTTACTGTCGAAGTCAAAATGGAATAAGTGATTGTGAAGAGAAAAACACTGGGATTTCGGATTCTCTGTTTGGGAGGAAAAACGTTTTTAGGGAAATGGGGTTCTCTGGAATTACGCCTTCCAGATCGGGTCAGAGACAGAGTTCCAAAAAAACTGGAAGTAATGATATGGGTAAGACTAGGTGGTCTGATTGTGGTTGTGCATCCTGTGTTTCTTGGATGAAAAACGGAGAAGATGCGAAGCTTCACGTTGTTGTTAAGGAACCAATACCATCAGAAGGTGAAG GAAACGATGATGATTCCTTTGAAAACGTGATATTTTTACATGGGTTTCTTTCGTCTTCTTTTCTTTGGACGGAATCGGTGTTTCCTGAGTTAAATGGTAGCAAATACAAACTGTTTGCTGTAGATCTTTTGGGATTTGGAAATAGCCCAAAGCCAAGGGAATGTCGCTACACTCTGAATGATCATATGGAAATGATCGAAAAGTCAGTCATCCATGAATTCAACTTGCCTTCATTCCATTTGGTTGCACACTCCATGGGTTGCATAATTGCTTTAGCATTAGCAGCAAAGCATCCAAACAAtctcaaatccatcactctaatTGCTCCA CCTTGCTTTTTGTCGAGTGGAGAAGAGGATGCTACTCAAATAGCATTAAAAAAACTGGCGTACAAACGTTTATGGCCACCATTATCGTTTGGTGCCTCATTCATGACATGGTACGAGCATTTAGGCAGATGTGTATGTTTTTTCGTGTGTAGGTACCACACAACATGGGAAAAGATTTTGAAGCTTATCACTCGCCAAAG GAAGTTGAATTTTCTTGTGAGGGACTTGACGAGGCACACGCACCATTCGGCTTGGCACACGATGCACAATGTGATATGTGGTGGAGCCAAGATGATGGACCCGTGCCTTGAAACCTTGAGACTGGCTCGAGCCAGGGTGAGTGTGGTTCAGGGGTCAAGAGACCTGGTGGTGCCAGTGGAATGCAGCAATAATGTCAAAGTTAAGGTTCCTGATGCAGAGGTCAAGATCATAAATGGTGTTGGTCATACAGCAGTCATAATTGGAAGAGAAAAAGAGTTTGCTAAAGATTTGCAACTTATATGGGATTCTGTCACTAATGCCAAGGGTTAG
- the LOC111894314 gene encoding 54S ribosomal protein L37, mitochondrial: protein MAMHCIKSLRNVGVANMGLGLGLGLGSCRTFAVGGKAKKGKSGGASDAPKQSSLSKEVKSTTVVGANILKEGTDPKILADSEYPEWLWHLLDKKPALSELRRKNIETLPYEDLKRFVKLDNRSRIKENNTTRAKN, encoded by the coding sequence ATGGCAATGCACTGCATCAAGTCTTTGAGAAATGTTGGTGTCGCTAACATGGGGTTAGGATTAGGATTAGGATTAGGAAGCTGTAGAACATTTGCTGTTGGAGGTAAAGCGAAAAAGGGTAAAAGTGGAGGGGCTTCTGATGCTCCAAAGCAGTCGAGTTTAAGCAAAGAAGTGAAATCTACAACAGTTGTAGGGGCAAATATCCTCAAGGAGGGGACTGACCCTAAAATACTTGCAGATTCTGAGTATCCAGAGTGGCTGTGGCACCTTCTGGACAAAAAACCTGCACTCAGTGAGCTTAGAAGGAAAAATATTGAAACTCTTCCATATGAAGACCTCAAACGCTTTGTGAAGCTTGATAACAGATCAAGAATCAAAGAAAACAACACCACCAGGGCCAAAAACTAA